From Thermoleophilum album:
GGTGCTGGCCGACTATCTGGCGCTCGCGCGCTCGGCGCTCGACGAGCTCGTCGGCGTCCTCGCGCGCGACGGGGCCACCGCTGAGAGGGAGGGTTTTCGCGAGCGGATCGGCGCCCAGCTCGACGCGACCCGTGCCGCGCTCGCGCCGCTCGCCGAGCGTGCGCCGCTGCGTCGGGTCGAGCATCCGCGCGCCCGCGGGGCGCAGGCCGATCTCGCGCGGGCACTCGACCAAGCCGCCGTGGCAGGGCGAGCGGTCGCCGCGCTGCTCGCTGCCGAGACGGTGGCTACCGAGCTCGCCGAGCCGACGCTCGCGCGCGAACTGCACCGCATGCGCCGCGAGCAGGAAGCGTACGTGCGCTATCTCGAACGGCTCGTCGGCAAGCTGACACGGGCCGCGGTGCGCGACGAGGTCGGTCGCGACACCGTTCGGGCGCTGCACGCCGAGCTCGCGCGCAGCACTGCCAGCGAGCGGCGGGGCCACCGGTCGGGCTCCCCGGGCCTCGGTGACGACGACGACGGAGAGAACGGTCGCCTCAAGGCGCACCAAGCCGCCCTCCGCGCGGCCCTCGACGCCGAGCGGGCCGGTCACGAAGCGCTCCTCGCCGGGCGCCGGAGCGAGGCCGAAGCGCGTTACCGCGACGCCGCCGCGGCGTACTTCGCGAGCTGGCGCTCGGCGCCGCCCGAAAGCTACGGGCGGTTGATCGGCTACGTGAAGTGCGCCGTGCTCGCCGGCAGCAATGCGGCCGCGGCCGGCCGGACGGCCCTTGACGCGCTCAAGGCGGCCGGTGTCGATCTCGCCGGCGTGCTGCCGTCACCGGCGTGCGCCTACGCGGTGGCGCTCGCAGCTCTCGCTGCCGGCGAGCGCGAGCTCGCCCGCCGCGCCGCCGCCGCGATGGCTGCCGGAGGCGGCGCTTTCGAGCGCACGGCAGCAGCGATCGCTGCGATCGCGAGCGGCGACAGCGAGCGCTACGAACAGGCACTAGCGGCGATCGTCCGCGACTTCGAGCAGCGCGACGACCACCTCACCGGAATCGCGATCGCCGACACCGCTGTCGTCCTGCGGCGGCTCGGAGAGCGCAGCGGTCTCGGAACGAGCGTCGCCTCGCCGCTTCTCCCAAGCTGAGCGCGTGGGGGGCGAAGGGGCGGACGCCGTTCCTTTATCGACACGGGTGAACAGGGAACTCGCTCCTGCCGAAGATCCGCTCGAGCAGCTCGCGCGCCGTTTGCGCGAGCGTCTGCTCGCCGAGGTGACCGAAGCGAGCGACGGGAGAGACGAGAGCGCGACCGCCGCGATCGATCGCCTCGTCGCCCGCGAGGCCGGCGTGCTGCCGGCCGACACGCGTGCGCTCGTCGCCGACCGCCTGCGCGTTCTGGCGCACGGCTACGGACCGCTCGAGCCGCTCCTGGCCGATCAGGAGGTCGACGAGGTGATGGTGAACGGCCCGAACGAGGTCTGGGTCGAACGCTCCGGGCGCCTCGTTCGCACCGGCATCGCCTTCGCCAGCCGAGACGCGTTGCTCGACGTCGTCGAGCGGATACTCGCGCCACTCGGGCGTCGCGTCGACGAAGCCAACCCGATCTGCGACGCGCGTCTCCCCGACGGCTCGCGTGTCAACGTAATCCTCCCGCCGCTAGCTGTCGACGGTCCTTGTCTAACCGTCCGTCGCTTCCGCAAGCGTGGTTTCGCGCTCGCCGAGCTGGTCGAGCTCGGCACGCTCCCCGAGCGCGTCGCGCGTGAGCTCGTCGCGGCCGTGCACGAACGGCGCTCGCTACTCGTCAGCGGCGGTACGGGATCGGGCAAGACGACGCTGCTCGCCGCGCTCTGCCGCGAGATTCCGCCTGGCGAGCGTTTGATCACGATCGAGGACGCCGCCGAGCTGCGGCTCGAGCGCGAGCATGTCGTGCGCCTCGAAGCGCGGCCGGCGAACCTCGAGGGGCGCGGTGCGGTCACGATCCGCGAGCTCGTGCGTAACGCCCTGCGCATGCGGCCCGACCGAATCGTGGTGGGGGAGGTGCGCGGCGGCGAGGCGCTCGACATGTTGCAGGCGATGAACACCGGCCACGAGGGCTCGCTCTCCACTATCCACGCCAACTCGCCGCGCGACGCGTTGCGGCGCCTCGAGGTCCTGGCGCTCATGGCCGACGTCGACCTGCCCCACGCCGCCGTCCGTGCCCAGCTCGAGGCTGCCATCGATGTTGTGGTGCACATGCGTCGCGAACTCGGTGGGCGGCGCGTGGTGAGTGAGGTCGTGGAGCTGGCGCGCGATGGAGCGCTCGGCTGCAACACGCTGTGGCGGCGCTCGCGCAGCGCCGCGCGTGCTGCGAACGGTCGCGAGCGAGGCAGCGCCGCGGCCCGCGCCACGGGCGGCGAGGGCGAGGGCACGGACGGGGAGCGAGCGGGGAGCGGCGGCCTCGGTGGGGAGCTTTGACGCCGCGACCCTCTCGGCCGCCGGCGCCGCGGTTTGTGCCTGTGCAGCGCTGGCCGACGGAGCGGCGCTCGCGGCGCGGCAGCGCACACCGTTGCGCCCTCTGGTCGCGCTCGTCGGGCGCTGTGCGGAGGCGGTCAACGGTGCTCTACGCGGCAGCCCACCGGGGCGCGGAGCCGCGCTGTCGGCAGCGCTTTGCGCCTGTCTTGCAGCGTGTCCTCCGGCGCTCGCCCTGGCTTCGTGGCAGCCGATAGCTCTCGCCGGCGTCGGCGCCGTTCCCGCCCTCCACGCGCTTGCCCGGGCGGCCCGGCGGCGGCGGCAACGCGAAGCCGATGCCGAGGCTGGCAACCTCGCCACCGCGCTGGCCGACTCGCTCGCCGCTGGCCACTCGCTGCGGGGCGCGCTCGGTCACGCCCGGGCGAGCGTGACGGGTGCGTTGCGCAGCGAGCTGGCGAGCGCGGCGGCGCTGATCGAGCGCGGTGCCAGCACCGAAGCGGCGCTTGTCGCTCTACGCGAGCGCTGCCGCTCGCAGCGGGTCGCCACGATCGTCGCTGCCTGCCTCGTGCAGCACCGTGTCGGCGGCAACCTCCCGGCGCTTTTGCGCGAGTGCGCGCGAGCGTTCGCCGAGCACGACCGGCTGGTGGGCGAGGCCCTAGCCGCCACCGCCCAGGCGCGGTTTTCGGCTGCGGTCGTCGCTGCCCTGCCCGTGGCGGGCGTGGCTTTCACTGAACTGATCAGTCCCGGCTACTTCGCGGGGCTTGTCGGCAACCCGATCACTGGCCCGCTGCTCGCGCTGTCGGCGCTCCTCCAGCTCGGGGCGTTTTTCGCCATCCGCGCGATCGCGCGCGCGGCCCAACGGTGAGCACGCTCGCCCTCTACGGCTGCACCGTGGCGTCGGTCGTTTGCGCACTCGCCGGCGTCGCGCAGCTCACCGCCGCGTTGCGCGGCCCAGCGTGCACGCGGCTGTCATGCATCCGCGGGCCGATCGTCGCTGCGCTCGCTCGCGGCCGGCGCACCGCCCTCTTGACACCGCTCCTCCGCCTGGTGGCGGCGCGCGTGCGTCTGCGCCCGCCACCGTATCTCGCACGTCTCCTGGCAGCAGCGGGCGCACCTACCTGGCTCGACGCCCGCGACCTTCTAGCGGTCAAGCTCGTTTGCGCCGCGCTGGCCCTGGCGCCCGCGCTCGCTGCGGGCGCGCTGCTGCCCGGCGCGGCAGCTGGTGTCGCGACGCTGGCGCTGCCGCTCGCCGGCTTCTTCGCGCCCGAGCTCTGGCTGGGCAGGCGCGCGCGCCTGCGGGCACTGCGCGTCGCAGCCGAGCTGCCGCCGCTGCTCGACCTGCTGCGCGTGTCCCTAGCCGGCGGCGTTCCTCTGATGCGTGCGATCGGATTGGTCGGCGACCGCAGCGACGGTGAGCTGGCGCGCGCCTGGGCGATAGCTTGGCGACGCCACGCGCGCGGCATGCCCGCGAGCGCAGCTCTTGCCGAGCTCGCCGCCGCCTTCCCGCAACCCGAGATCGAAGAGCTAGTCGCCGTACTGCTACGTGCGCTCCGCCACGGTACGCCGCTCGACGAGGTCCTCGCCCGTCACGCCACGCGGGCGCGCGACCGCGCAGCACGACGGATGCGCGAAGCCGCGGCGCGGGCCGGACCGAAGATCCAGCTCGTGGTCGCGCTCGCCATGGTGCCCGCGGTGATGCTCGTCGTTCTCGCCGCGGTGGTGCACGCCCTGCTCGCGAGTCGCGGCGGCCTGCTCGGTATCTGACCGCCGCGCCAACCACCCCCGGGGGC
This genomic window contains:
- a CDS encoding CpaF family protein; translated protein: MNRELAPAEDPLEQLARRLRERLLAEVTEASDGRDESATAAIDRLVAREAGVLPADTRALVADRLRVLAHGYGPLEPLLADQEVDEVMVNGPNEVWVERSGRLVRTGIAFASRDALLDVVERILAPLGRRVDEANPICDARLPDGSRVNVILPPLAVDGPCLTVRRFRKRGFALAELVELGTLPERVARELVAAVHERRSLLVSGGTGSGKTTLLAALCREIPPGERLITIEDAAELRLEREHVVRLEARPANLEGRGAVTIRELVRNALRMRPDRIVVGEVRGGEALDMLQAMNTGHEGSLSTIHANSPRDALRRLEVLALMADVDLPHAAVRAQLEAAIDVVVHMRRELGGRRVVSEVVELARDGALGCNTLWRRSRSAARAANGRERGSAAARATGGEGEGTDGERAGSGGLGGEL
- a CDS encoding type II secretion system F family protein — encoded protein: MGSFDAATLSAAGAAVCACAALADGAALAARQRTPLRPLVALVGRCAEAVNGALRGSPPGRGAALSAALCACLAACPPALALASWQPIALAGVGAVPALHALARAARRRRQREADAEAGNLATALADSLAAGHSLRGALGHARASVTGALRSELASAAALIERGASTEAALVALRERCRSQRVATIVAACLVQHRVGGNLPALLRECARAFAEHDRLVGEALAATAQARFSAAVVAALPVAGVAFTELISPGYFAGLVGNPITGPLLALSALLQLGAFFAIRAIARAAQR
- a CDS encoding type II secretion system F family protein codes for the protein MSTLALYGCTVASVVCALAGVAQLTAALRGPACTRLSCIRGPIVAALARGRRTALLTPLLRLVAARVRLRPPPYLARLLAAAGAPTWLDARDLLAVKLVCAALALAPALAAGALLPGAAAGVATLALPLAGFFAPELWLGRRARLRALRVAAELPPLLDLLRVSLAGGVPLMRAIGLVGDRSDGELARAWAIAWRRHARGMPASAALAELAAAFPQPEIEELVAVLLRALRHGTPLDEVLARHATRARDRAARRMREAAARAGPKIQLVVALAMVPAVMLVVLAAVVHALLASRGGLLGI